One Pullulanibacillus sp. KACC 23026 DNA segment encodes these proteins:
- the lepB gene encoding signal peptidase I, producing MEEKVSKKREFWSWVRALLIAILLAIIVRHFFLTNYVVDGISMMPNFQNNNRLIVNKMVYDFSSPHYGDVIIFHATPTEDYVKRVIGLPGDTIVYKNDQLYRNGKKISEPYLNQYKQKFEEENPGNYFTNNFSLQTEKSTNFVMRVPKGKLWVMGDNRSVSEDSRMIGFVSMSQVVGKVSLRYYPFNELSLY from the coding sequence ATGGAAGAGAAAGTATCAAAAAAAAGAGAATTTTGGAGTTGGGTTAGAGCTCTCCTTATTGCCATTTTACTCGCTATTATTGTCAGGCATTTTTTCTTGACGAATTATGTGGTAGATGGCATTTCGATGATGCCTAATTTCCAAAATAATAATCGCTTAATTGTAAACAAAATGGTTTATGATTTTAGTTCACCTCATTATGGAGATGTGATTATTTTCCACGCCACGCCCACTGAGGATTATGTGAAGAGAGTGATTGGGTTACCTGGAGATACCATTGTATATAAAAATGATCAGCTATATAGAAATGGGAAAAAGATTTCAGAACCGTATTTAAATCAATATAAACAAAAATTCGAAGAGGAGAACCCAGGTAACTATTTCACCAATAATTTCTCTCTGCAAACAGAAAAAAGTACAAACTTTGTAATGAGGGTTCCAAAAGGCAAGCTATGGGTAATGGGGGATAACAGGAGCGTAAGTGAAGATAGCAGGATGATTGGTTTTGTAAGCATGAGTCAAGTCGTCGGCAAAGTAAGTTTAAGATATTATCCGTTTAATGAACTATCTCTCTATTAA
- a CDS encoding FAD-dependent oxidoreductase encodes MIHIVVLGGGYGGLEVVKRLLTKKSKAPFCMTLIDRQPFHTIKTENYALAAGTLADYQTRVSFPKHPLLDLIYDEVKQINLKQQWVETSNQRISFDYLVIALGSEDRFDLVKGARDYARSIQTIEETRRTSVALLNTKPYGTVKIVGGGLTGVELASELRESREDLNIHIYEKGNQVLKTLPKKIQNYASDWLKRHDIEVLTHSNIEFIGKHNVYRNGLREEADLILWAAGIQSNAVVRGLMEEKDQMGRLKIDSLNRVQNYPNIFAIGDCSSTPFPPSAQIAQQQGSQVAIILHHLINRKKPIRIKPIKNKGVLGTLGKKDGFGMVSGVELTGKLPRILKRGVEWQHINR; translated from the coding sequence GTGATTCACATTGTCGTTTTAGGTGGGGGATATGGTGGACTGGAGGTAGTAAAGAGGCTCTTGACTAAGAAATCTAAAGCGCCTTTTTGTATGACGCTCATTGATCGACAGCCTTTTCATACGATTAAAACGGAAAATTATGCTCTGGCAGCAGGGACTCTTGCTGATTACCAGACCCGTGTCTCTTTCCCTAAACATCCACTATTAGATCTAATTTATGATGAGGTTAAACAAATCAACCTGAAACAACAATGGGTAGAAACCTCTAATCAACGCATTTCATTTGATTATTTAGTGATTGCATTGGGTTCTGAAGACCGCTTTGACCTAGTCAAAGGAGCCCGCGATTATGCAAGAAGTATCCAAACGATAGAGGAAACGAGAAGAACATCGGTTGCCTTATTGAATACAAAACCTTATGGGACTGTCAAAATTGTCGGAGGAGGATTGACCGGTGTCGAGCTTGCCAGTGAATTAAGAGAGTCCCGGGAGGATTTAAACATCCATATTTATGAGAAAGGGAATCAGGTGTTAAAGACACTTCCTAAGAAAATACAAAACTATGCTAGTGATTGGTTAAAGAGACACGATATTGAGGTCCTGACCCATTCTAATATTGAGTTTATTGGAAAGCACAACGTATATCGGAATGGGTTAAGAGAGGAAGCTGATTTGATTTTGTGGGCAGCAGGCATTCAATCTAATGCTGTGGTCAGAGGGTTGATGGAGGAGAAGGATCAAATGGGACGCCTCAAAATTGATTCATTAAACCGTGTCCAAAATTATCCCAACATCTTTGCGATTGGGGACTGTTCATCAACCCCCTTTCCCCCAAGTGCTCAAATCGCCCAGCAACAAGGTTCGCAAGTCGCGATCATTTTACATCATCTCATAAACCGAAAAAAGCCCATTCGTATTAAGCCAATCAAAAATAAAGGGGTATTAGGAACATTAGGCAAGAAGGATGGCTTTGGAATGGTTAGCGGCGTGGAGTTAACAGGAAAACTGCCTCGGATTTTAAAAAGAGGGGTCGAATGGCAGCACATTAATCGTTAA
- a CDS encoding spore germination protein yields MPSFYFNPIKIDSIGSGAQVNFGDVLNISPKAMSKSISGSGAFETGDFQVHYEWFSLTNTIDSDGSDQTIAANN; encoded by the coding sequence ATGCCTTCGTTTTATTTTAATCCAATCAAAATTGACTCTATAGGCTCTGGCGCTCAAGTTAACTTTGGAGATGTCTTGAATATTTCACCTAAAGCAATGTCCAAATCCATCTCGGGATCGGGAGCATTTGAAACGGGAGATTTCCAGGTTCATTATGAATGGTTCAGTCTAACAAATACGATTGATTCAGATGGCTCAGATCAAACCATTGCAGCCAATAATTGA
- a CDS encoding SDR family oxidoreductase, producing MKALFIGGTGIISTAITKQLLEQDCELYLINRGNRNSQLPEGATILEADIHDEARVANLIESHEFDVVADFIAFEPAHLERDFRLFNGKTKQFIFISSASAYQKPLSDYRITEGTPLANPYWAYSRNKIACEDYLLKQYRDNGFPITIVRPSHTYDERSVPLGVHGNKGSWQVVKRMMEHKPVIIHGDGTSLWTMTHNRDFAKGFIGLMGNSHAIGEAVQITSDESLTWNQVYQTIADALGVELNAVHVASEFLNACSHYDFKGSLIGDKANTVVFENDKLKRLVPGFTATTRFDQGVKETIRYCLEHPEYQVEDPEFDAWCDRVIEALKDTIERLKG from the coding sequence ATGAAAGCGCTATTTATTGGAGGGACAGGCATTATTAGCACGGCGATCACGAAGCAGTTACTCGAGCAGGATTGTGAGTTGTATTTGATCAATCGTGGAAATCGGAACAGTCAATTGCCTGAAGGGGCGACCATTTTGGAAGCGGATATTCACGATGAAGCACGTGTTGCAAACTTAATCGAATCGCATGAGTTTGATGTTGTGGCTGATTTTATAGCCTTTGAGCCGGCCCATTTAGAACGCGATTTCCGTTTATTTAATGGTAAAACCAAACAATTTATTTTTATTAGCTCGGCATCCGCTTATCAAAAGCCTTTATCCGATTACCGGATAACAGAAGGAACGCCATTAGCTAATCCTTATTGGGCGTATTCAAGGAATAAAATTGCCTGTGAAGATTACTTATTGAAGCAGTATCGTGACAACGGGTTTCCAATTACGATTGTAAGACCAAGTCATACATATGATGAACGGTCAGTTCCCCTAGGGGTGCATGGGAACAAGGGATCATGGCAAGTCGTTAAGCGCATGATGGAGCACAAGCCCGTCATTATTCACGGTGATGGGACGTCTCTTTGGACGATGACACATAATCGCGACTTTGCCAAAGGGTTTATTGGTCTAATGGGTAACAGTCATGCGATCGGAGAAGCCGTTCAAATCACTTCTGATGAATCACTAACTTGGAACCAAGTTTATCAAACGATTGCCGATGCCTTAGGCGTTGAATTAAACGCTGTCCATGTGGCTTCTGAATTTTTAAATGCCTGCAGTCACTATGATTTTAAAGGTAGTTTAATTGGCGATAAAGCAAACACCGTTGTCTTTGAAAATGACAAACTCAAAAGATTGGTGCCTGGTTTTACAGCCACGACGCGGTTTGACCAAGGCGTCAAAGAAACGATTCGCTATTGTTTGGAACACCCTGAGTATCAGGTTGAGGATCCAGAATTTGATGCCTGGTGCGATCGGGTTATTGAAGCCTTAAAGGATACGATCGAACGGTTAAAAGGTTAA
- a CDS encoding L,D-transpeptidase codes for MVKWINVSTLRHELKLFDGNRLIKTYPVAIGKMVSPSPYGSYTIINKQPNPGGPFGVLWMGLSKPHYGIHGTNDPSSIGKNVSHGCIRMYNEDVLDLSSRVSIGTEVVIHH; via the coding sequence ATGGTGAAATGGATCAATGTGTCGACGCTGCGACATGAATTGAAACTTTTCGATGGGAATCGGTTGATTAAAACTTACCCCGTTGCGATTGGCAAAATGGTAAGTCCGAGCCCTTATGGATCTTATACCATCATTAACAAACAACCCAACCCAGGAGGTCCATTTGGTGTTCTTTGGATGGGACTTTCCAAACCGCATTACGGAATACACGGAACCAATGATCCTTCTTCTATTGGTAAAAATGTTTCGCACGGCTGTATTCGAATGTACAACGAGGATGTTCTCGATCTCTCCTCAAGAGTTTCCATAGGAACTGAAGTTGTGATTCATCATTAG
- a CDS encoding ribulose-phosphate 3-epimerase encodes MALVLASILDADWDHLPKEIQDVDQAGVDAFSIDIMDGDFVERTTFSPETVSQIRNITKLPIEVHLMVSRPEDHVEKYCDAGADQVVFHLEATKDPLSLINYIKSRGLLSGVAILKETDLSQLSDEVLEAIDAITLMSITIGFGGQKPSPETIDRIKALRERANQVNPNLAIVIDGGMKPNNASIYTEAGADGVVIGTGIYHADNYEEAIQLAKKAIHSEDPVSRRRFKEFLETPSLK; translated from the coding sequence ATGGCATTAGTTCTCGCGTCTATCCTTGATGCGGATTGGGATCACTTACCAAAGGAAATTCAAGACGTCGACCAAGCAGGGGTTGATGCTTTTAGTATTGATATTATGGACGGGGATTTTGTTGAAAGAACAACATTCAGTCCTGAAACCGTGTCACAAATAAGAAATATAACGAAATTACCCATTGAAGTTCATTTAATGGTCAGTCGTCCTGAGGATCATGTAGAAAAATATTGTGATGCTGGAGCAGACCAAGTTGTGTTTCACTTGGAAGCCACAAAGGATCCGCTATCTCTGATCAACTACATAAAATCTCGAGGATTGCTGTCGGGAGTTGCGATATTAAAGGAAACAGACCTCAGCCAATTATCGGACGAGGTTCTTGAAGCGATTGATGCGATCACATTAATGTCCATAACGATTGGGTTTGGGGGGCAGAAACCGTCACCAGAAACCATCGACCGGATTAAGGCATTAAGAGAGCGGGCAAACCAGGTGAATCCGAATCTTGCCATCGTGATTGATGGTGGGATGAAGCCGAATAATGCTTCCATTTATACAGAAGCAGGTGCTGACGGCGTCGTTATTGGTACAGGAATCTATCATGCGGATAATTATGAAGAAGCGATCCAGCTTGCCAAAAAGGCGATTCATTCGGAGGACCCTGTTTCAAGAAGAAGATTTAAAGAATTTCTAGAAACGCCTAGCTTAAAATGA